In a single window of the Jaculus jaculus isolate mJacJac1 chromosome 9, mJacJac1.mat.Y.cur, whole genome shotgun sequence genome:
- the LOC101602347 gene encoding transmembrane protein 14C-like, whose amino-acid sequence MQKDTSPLVPLHYFGFGYAALVATGGITGYAKAASVPSLAAGLFFGSLAGLGAYQLSQDPSNVWAFLATSGTLAGIMGMQFYNSGKFMPAGLIAGASLLMVAKLGISLLSTPHP is encoded by the coding sequence ATGCAGAAAGATACCAGCCCACTAGTGCCTTTACATTATTTTGGCTTTGGCTACGCAGCTCTGGTGGCTACTGGAGGGATCACTGGCTATGCAAAAGCAGCTAGTGTGCCATCCCTGGCTGCTGGACTCTTCTTTGGGAGCTTAGCAGGCTTGGGTGCTTACCAGCTGTCTCAGGATCCCAGCAACGTGTGGGCTTTCCTAGCCACCTCTGGGACCTTGGCTGGCATTATGGGAATGCAGTTCTACAACTCTGGAAAATTCATGCCTGCAGGTTTGATTGCGGGCGCCAGTCTGCTCATGGTTGCCAAACTTGGAATTAGTTTGCTGAGCACACCACATCCATAA